CGTGGGTCAGGACGAGGCGGGTGCCGCCGTCTTCGGGGTGCAGGGTCCAGGTGATGGTGGTGTCGAGGACGCCCTCGGCGAACCGGTAGGCCAGCAGACGCTCGTCGTCCACCTCTGTCACCTCGCAGGACTGGTGGCCGAAGTTGTTGCCCATGTCGAAGGTGAAGCGGTGTCCGACGACGGGCTTGACATCTCCGGCGGCCCACCAGCGGGCATGAAGCTCGGGTTCGGTCAGGGCCTTCCACACCGCCGCCGGGGGGTGGGGGAGGAACTTCTCGCAGGTGATCGTGTCGTTTTCGGTCGTCACGTTCCGTCTTCCTCGTCCAGGAGATCGGACAGCGCCTCAAGACGCTGTTTCCAGTAGTGCTCGAACGGATGCAGCCACTCGCTCACCTCGGCCAGCCGGGCCGGTTCG
This Streptomyces sp. NBC_01283 DNA region includes the following protein-coding sequences:
- a CDS encoding SRPBCC domain-containing protein — protein: MTTENDTITCEKFLPHPPAAVWKALTEPELHARWWAAGDVKPVVGHRFTFDMGNNFGHQSCEVTEVDDERLLAYRFAEGVLDTTITWTLHPEDGGTRLVLTHAGFDLDSPMGRQALAGMGNGWPHVLDNLAQTLAATA